One segment of Asaia bogorensis NBRC 16594 DNA contains the following:
- a CDS encoding asparaginase produces the protein MDDIAIAEVTRGGRVESRHLGRIAVMDDAGRVVHGLGAIDKPVFPRSTVKALLALPLVATGAADRLGLTDAELALACASHNGEPRHAETAAAMLSKAGQGLTCLECGAHWPTYDKAAQALAASGGVPNALHNNCSGKHAGLICLAIDQSLDPKGYIDPSHAAQRQVTEALVMATSIPHNDENRGLDGCSMPTYAVPLAALATGFARFGTGKNFSQSDASAASRLRSAVASNPFMVAGSGRFDTTLMTHFGNRIFCKMGAEGVMVASLPELGLGIAIKTDDGANRAAEVALAALLLDLKDAHWSDQDREVLAGLSHQVMRNWNGREVGTLRAAGKG, from the coding sequence ATGGACGATATCGCTATCGCCGAAGTCACACGCGGCGGCCGCGTTGAATCACGTCACCTCGGGCGCATCGCTGTCATGGACGATGCCGGTCGCGTCGTTCATGGTCTGGGTGCCATCGACAAACCCGTCTTTCCACGCTCGACGGTCAAGGCCCTGCTGGCCCTGCCGCTTGTCGCTACGGGCGCGGCCGATCGTCTTGGCCTGACTGACGCCGAGCTTGCTCTGGCCTGTGCCTCGCATAATGGCGAGCCCCGCCATGCCGAGACGGCGGCTGCCATGCTAAGCAAGGCGGGTCAGGGTCTGACCTGTCTGGAATGTGGGGCGCACTGGCCCACCTATGACAAGGCAGCACAGGCGCTTGCCGCCTCGGGCGGCGTGCCAAATGCGCTGCACAACAACTGCTCTGGCAAACATGCCGGGCTGATCTGCCTCGCCATTGACCAGTCTCTCGACCCGAAGGGCTATATCGATCCGTCCCACGCGGCGCAGCGTCAGGTAACCGAGGCGCTCGTCATGGCGACCTCGATCCCGCATAATGACGAAAACCGCGGGCTGGATGGGTGTTCCATGCCAACCTACGCCGTTCCTCTGGCGGCACTGGCCACGGGTTTTGCCCGATTTGGCACAGGCAAAAATTTTTCACAAAGCGATGCGTCGGCAGCGTCACGCCTGCGTTCAGCAGTCGCGTCCAATCCCTTCATGGTGGCAGGGAGCGGACGTTTCGATACGACATTGATGACGCATTTCGGTAACCGAATCTTCTGCAAGATGGGTGCAGAAGGGGTCATGGTCGCGTCTCTACCCGAGCTGGGGCTGGGAATTGCGATCAAGACCGATGACGGGGCAAACCGGGCAGCCGAAGTGGCGCTTGCCGCCCTTCTGCTCGACCTGAAGGACGCGCACTGGTCTGACCAGGACCGCGAAGTGCTCGCCGGATTGTCGCATCAGGTCATGAGAAACTGGAATGGACGAGAAGTCGGCACACTGCGTGCCGCCGGTAAAGGATAA
- a CDS encoding Fur family transcriptional regulator translates to MLTLTATTDQPAFSADTQALLDRAASFCATRASRLTETRRLVLGLILESSKPVGAYEILDHLRQYQRNAAPPTVYRALDFLLAQGLIHRIERMSAFIGCAHRLECHHGHGCGHRAQFLICSGCGMVSEVEDSEISHAIARAAAKIGFRPHQSTVEIEGLCATCQKG, encoded by the coding sequence ATGCTCACCCTTACGGCAACGACAGATCAGCCCGCGTTTTCGGCAGACACACAGGCCCTTCTGGACCGTGCAGCGTCTTTCTGCGCGACGCGTGCCAGCCGCCTGACAGAAACCAGACGGCTGGTGCTCGGCCTTATTCTGGAAAGCAGCAAGCCGGTAGGTGCCTATGAGATACTCGACCATCTCAGGCAGTATCAGCGCAATGCCGCCCCACCCACTGTCTATCGGGCACTCGACTTCCTGCTCGCGCAAGGGCTGATCCATCGTATCGAGCGCATGAGCGCCTTCATTGGCTGCGCGCATCGTCTGGAGTGTCATCATGGTCACGGGTGCGGCCATCGCGCCCAATTTCTGATCTGCAGTGGCTGCGGCATGGTGAGCGAGGTGGAGGATAGCGAGATCTCCCACGCCATTGCGCGTGCGGCCGCAAAGATCGGGTTCAGGCCGCACCAGTCCACGGTCGAGATCGAAGGGCTGTGCGCAACGTGTCAGAAAGGCTGA
- a CDS encoding metal ABC transporter solute-binding protein, Zn/Mn family: MRQLLLIMLCVLALHGLAGTSRAQSAAGTPVATQPPKARIFCAEALWCDLATGLGGDSVSPASVLTSPRIDPHDFQVTPDMALTLAQSSLVVMTGGHYDDWMTPLLDAQPNAARRVISAFDLAGLKPGDNPHLFDDPEAVGRVVDALARDLAALLPHKADDIAAAQARFHQMLDGFNARLKTLHPRTQGMKIAVTEPVGGPLFAALGLEIIDPDFALAVMNHVDPAPRDVARLEEALQQKAVKALVINPAVETPSISRLIALAHRSGIAVVAFDEFPAPPLLWQDWMTVRLNRLAAALDIRN; the protein is encoded by the coding sequence TTGCGCCAGCTTCTGCTCATCATGCTCTGTGTCCTCGCCCTGCACGGCCTTGCCGGAACCAGCCGGGCGCAGTCTGCTGCCGGTACGCCGGTCGCAACGCAGCCGCCCAAGGCCCGGATTTTCTGTGCCGAAGCGCTCTGGTGCGATCTCGCCACAGGGCTGGGGGGGGATTCTGTCAGCCCTGCCAGTGTCCTGACCTCACCGCGCATCGACCCGCATGATTTTCAGGTCACGCCTGATATGGCGCTTACTCTGGCGCAATCCAGTCTCGTAGTGATGACGGGTGGCCATTATGATGACTGGATGACCCCGCTGCTGGATGCCCAGCCCAATGCGGCGCGTCGTGTCATATCGGCATTCGATCTTGCCGGGCTGAAGCCGGGTGACAACCCGCATCTCTTCGATGACCCCGAGGCTGTCGGCCGGGTGGTGGATGCCCTTGCCCGTGACCTTGCTGCGCTGCTTCCCCACAAGGCAGACGATATTGCCGCCGCACAGGCGCGGTTTCACCAGATGCTCGATGGCTTCAATGCCCGGCTGAAAACCTTGCATCCCCGCACGCAGGGCATGAAGATTGCTGTTACAGAGCCCGTTGGGGGACCTCTTTTTGCAGCGCTTGGTCTGGAGATTATCGATCCGGACTTTGCGCTGGCGGTCATGAATCATGTTGATCCTGCGCCGCGCGATGTGGCGCGGCTGGAAGAGGCCCTCCAGCAGAAGGCCGTCAAGGCGCTTGTCATCAACCCGGCGGTCGAAACGCCGTCCATCTCACGCCTGATCGCGCTGGCCCATCGCTCCGGTATTGCTGTCGTGGCCTTTGACGAATTTCCTGCCCCCCCTTTGCTGTGGCAGGACTGGATGACCGTGCGGCTCAACCGGCTTGCAGCTGCGCTGGACATTCGTAACTGA
- a CDS encoding metal ABC transporter ATP-binding protein: protein MTDLPDALTLHDVTLAHGSRVLFAQANLTLPAGSFTVLDGANGHGKTTLLRTLLGLHRPQQGRMEVLGRNPAAIRGQIGYMPQDRRLPAPQMTGHALMAASWRGASFGLPGWGEKLNARIWAALTLTGAEALVRQPLSQLSGGERQRLFLAEALLDSPSFLVLDEPLSGMDTQWQTRILSMLHKRCRDIGMSVLMSCHGLDAVRPYADHLLRISDQKLELHDAAL, encoded by the coding sequence ATGACTGATCTGCCCGATGCCCTGACCCTGCATGATGTGACCCTGGCCCATGGCAGCCGGGTCCTGTTTGCGCAGGCAAATCTCACCTTGCCGGCCGGAAGCTTCACCGTGCTGGACGGGGCGAACGGTCATGGCAAGACGACATTGCTGCGCACGTTGCTTGGTCTGCATCGCCCTCAGCAGGGGCGAATGGAAGTGCTGGGTCGCAATCCTGCCGCCATAAGAGGGCAGATCGGTTACATGCCTCAGGATCGTCGTCTGCCTGCGCCGCAGATGACCGGCCATGCGCTCATGGCGGCTTCATGGCGGGGGGCCTCTTTCGGCCTGCCGGGCTGGGGCGAGAAACTGAATGCCCGTATCTGGGCTGCTTTGACTCTCACAGGAGCCGAGGCCCTGGTCCGGCAACCGCTCAGCCAGCTTTCAGGTGGGGAGCGGCAACGGCTTTTCCTTGCCGAGGCCCTGCTGGATAGCCCGTCCTTTCTTGTTCTGGACGAGCCATTGAGCGGTATGGATACGCAATGGCAGACGCGGATTTTATCCATGCTGCACAAACGATGCCGCGACATCGGCATGTCGGTTCTCATGTCCTGCCACGGGCTCGACGCCGTCCGGCCCTATGCCGATCATCTGCTCCGGATCAGTGATCAGAAACTGGAGCTTCATGATGCTGCATTATGA